A single Pseudoalteromonas phenolica DNA region contains:
- a CDS encoding REP-associated tyrosine transposase, with protein sequence MSWQKLKKGRYSKTFGEYFITFTCHKRHATFIEHHLAKRFCQSISYNEQHHDCSWLAWVLMPDHFHGLVRLGNTELGKVVGHLKGYSSHMINQCVQGNSKVWQGAYYDRALRAEEQRIAIARYIVANPLRAGLVTNIGSYPYWNSVYL encoded by the coding sequence ATGAGCTGGCAGAAGTTGAAAAAAGGACGTTATTCAAAAACATTCGGCGAGTACTTTATTACTTTCACATGCCACAAACGCCATGCCACTTTCATCGAACATCATTTAGCTAAGCGTTTTTGTCAGTCTATTTCATATAACGAGCAGCATCACGATTGCAGTTGGTTGGCTTGGGTACTTATGCCAGATCATTTTCATGGTCTAGTAAGGTTAGGAAATACCGAATTAGGTAAAGTAGTAGGGCATTTAAAAGGTTACTCATCCCACATGATAAACCAGTGTGTCCAAGGCAATAGCAAAGTTTGGCAGGGTGCCTATTATGATCGTGCCCTGAGAGCCGAAGAACAGCGAATAGCGATTGCTAGATATATCGTTGCTAACCCTTTGCGAGCAGGGTTAGTGACGAATATTGGCAGTTATCCATATTGGAATAGTGTTTATCTTTAA